The genomic window CTTTGTTTAACGCGTATCCAACTACGTACGTGGCACTAGCATTGGTTGCGCTGTTGTTCTTTATTTTCTTTAAAACGCCATTAGGCCTGCGATTGCGAGTAATTGGAGAAAATCCAAGTGCTGCTGCAACTGCTGGTGTAAATGTGATGAAGATCAAGTATTTGACGGTTATTCTTAGTGGTTCTGTGGCAGCGTTGGGTGGAGCGACAATCGTTTTGACTTCCAACAGTAACTTTGCCTTTAATACAATTTCAGGGCAAGGATATATTGCTTTGGCAGCAGTTATTTTTGGTCGTTGGCATCCAGTTGGCGTTATGGGCGGTGCACTCTTCTTTGGATTGGCTCAGGCAGTGAAGGATCAGTTTCAAATCTTTGATTTTGCGGCGGCTATCCCTAATGAATTCTTTTATGCACTGCCTTATCTTCTGACACTTCTGGTATTGCTTATTGCAGGTGGAAAAACGAAGGCTCCAGGGGCTTTAGGTGAGCATTATGATGTTGGAAAACGATAGAAGGAGCTGTTTTTTTGACTAAATTTCTTGAGACCAGATTCCAGCTTGAAGAAGAACAAACAACTGTACGTAAAGAAATTTTGGCGGGAATTACAACGTTTGTGGCACTATCTTATATCATTGCAGTCAACGGCTCTATCTTAAGTATGGCTGGCATGTCCTATGAATGGGTGACACTTTCAACTGCCTTGACGGCATTTATCGGCTGCATGTTGATGGCTTTTGTGGGAAATTCACCTTTAGTGGTTGTGCCCGGAATGGGAGACAACGCGTTTTTCGTCTTTGTTTTAGTTGCTTCGTTTGGTCTTACATGGCAACAGGCGTTAGCGGCAACACTGATAGCTGGAATACTTTTTCTGGTCATTGCGAATAAGAAAGTGACCAATTTTCTGATAGAGGTGATTCCGAAATCAATGATTGCTGCGATGTCCGGCGGTATTGGCATGTTTATTGCCTTTTTGGGATTTAAGAACAGTGGAATTATTATTGCTGATGAAAGTACCTTTGTACGATTGGCTGATTTAAGAGAGGTGATTCCTTTAACCGCAGTCCTTACTCTGGTCATTATGGTGATTCTTTTTCTGAAAAATGTCAAAGGAAATTTTCTAATCGGCATTATTTCAGGAACGCTGATTGCTGTGACTTTTGGCCTGGTGGATTTTTCTGGAATAGGTCAGGGAGCTGTTTCTTTTAGCGGATATAGCAGTCAATTATTTGCCTTTGATTTTTCAGCAGCTAAAGGCTTCAATTTTTGGATTGCTGTTTTCTCATTGACGATGATGATCGTTTTTCAGAATATGGGCGCACAGCTGAGTATGCTACCGGAAAAAGAGAAGTTTCCGGTTTCATTTCGAATCAATGCATTGTCAGTGATCATTTCAGCGATACTAGGCACCTGTGCAACAACTTCGGCGGCAGAAAATGCTGCTGGCTTAGCTGTTGGCGGGCGTACTGGGCTTACATCATTTATAGCAGGCATATTATTTTTACCGGCTATATTGTTCGTTCCGCTATTTAGAATTATTCCACAGAGTGCCATTTCACCTGTACTGATAATTGTCGGTTGCTTAATGGTAATGAATGTAAAGGATGTCTTGTGGGGAGATTTCAGTGAAGCATTTCCGGCTTATTTAATGATGGTGATCATGCCGTTGACATTTAATGTAGCAAATGGCCTTGCTTTTGGTTTTATCGCGTATCCCTTAGTTAAAGGTGTGATGGGGAAAAGCAAAGAGGTAAAGCCATTAATGTATGTACTTTCAGCTTTATTTCTCATTTATTTTATTTTGGGAAGTGGCTGATCAATGGAAAGGATGAGTATGAAAATGAAGAAAAAGAGATTAGTTGTATCAATGATCGCAGCTTTAGTGGTGTTTGCAGGATGTGGGAAAGCAAATGATCAGGCTGAACCAGCAGCGACCGAGAAAAATGAAGAAGTAACCATTTATTTGACACGTCACGGGGAGACGATGTTCAATGTTCTTGGAAAAGTTCAAGGCTGGTCAGACACACCATTGACTGAGGAAGGTGAACAGGTAGCAATTGATTTGGGGAAAGGATTGAAAGGCGAGATCACCTTTGATTCGGCTTATTCAAGTGATTTAAAACGAGCCTATGATACAGGAGTGGCTGTGTTAAACGGAATAGGACAGGAGGATATTGACGTCCAGCAGCTAGAAGGGCTGCGTGAGTCCAGCTGTGGTCAGTTTGAAGGAGAGTTGTTGAAGACAGTTGGCGACACTCAGGTAGCTCAAACAGAATACAAAGACTATGAAGCATATGAAAAAGCTATAAGAAAAGAAGGTGAAGACAATTGGTCGTGGTTCGCCAATGCGCACTATCATGCCGATCAGTCCGGTTTTGCGGAAAAACCGGAGACAGTCAAGAAAAGAATGAAAGAAGCAATTACGGAGATTGCTGAGGAACAGAGCAAAAATGGTGGTGGCAATGTTCTGGTGGTCAGTCATGGGATGTCGATCAATATTATGTTGTCGGATATGACCGACAAGTATACAGGAGAATCATTGAAAAATGCCAGTGTAACAAAAATTCATTATAAAGATGGACAATTGGATGTAGAATCTATCGGAGATATGTCTTATCTGGACAAAGCTGAAAAGGAGTAGAATATAGTGCGTTAACATGGAAGAGGTTGGGGCAGAAGTGTTCAGCTTCAAGCAATAAGGCGGAATTCACGAAAATTGCACAAATTTTTGTTGAATTTCGACTTATTGTCGAAGAAGTTGCTTCTGTCCCACCGTTTATTCGGTTTTAGATGTATAAAGGTGTGTGGGATTGAGTTATGTCCTACACTCTTTTTTTGCATATGTATCAAAAGGTAAGTGTAGAGAATGTACCAATTTTTTTATTTTTATCTGTAAAAATGTGTATAACTGAGCACAGATAGAGTAAAATTGTTCTTATAAGTATGTATGTTTTTTGTTGAAAAGGACTGGTTATGAAAGGAAAGAAAAAATGAAGCTAATATTAAGTGGTGTGACAAAACGTTTTGATAATAAAACAATTATCGAAGGGGCGGATTTTACTTTTGAAAAGGGGAAAATCTATGGCTTATTGGGGAGAAATGGTGCAGGAAAAACGACGTTGTTTAACTGCATTTCGCGAAACTTGATTCTTGATGAGGGATCGATCGGTATCGAAGAAGCTGGTGTATTAGATGAAAACTATGAAAATACAGCAATCGGCTTCGTTTATACACAACCGCATTTACCGGTCTTTATGACAGCTTATGAATTTATCAAGTTTTATATAGAGATCAACAGTGCAAGGATAGCACAACCGAAAACACCGGAAGAGTATTTGGATTCTGTTGGGATTGAACGAGAGGATCAGCATCGTTTGCTGAAAGACTTTTCTCATGGGATGCAGAACAAGGTTCAAATGCTCGTCTCATTGATGGTCCAACCGCCAATTTTACTTTTGGATGAACCACTGACGTCCTTTGATGTGGTTGCGGCGCATGAGATGAAGGAGCTCATCCTACAGATGAAAACAGAATCAATCGTAATTTTTTCAACACATATTCTACAGCTGGCACAGGATCTTTGTGATGAAATTGTGCTGCTCCACCATCACAAGCTGAACAAAGTGGATGCAACAAGGATTCATGACAAGGACTTTGAAGATGAAATCATTGATTTGCTATCGGATAAAGGAGCGCTAGATGAATCGAAAGAAAATGAGGTGCAGTCATGACTCTTTTTGCTACCTACCTGAAGGATTACTGGTATTTCAAAAGAGTTGGTATTGCCAGTAAGGTCAATGGACTGATCTATTATTTCAAGAGATTGCCGTTGATTGGGAAATATATTCCTTCAACGGTCTACAAAACCTATGGGATAAAACAGGCGTTGTCGGTTTTAGGGGTGATATTCAGCTATGTGACTAGCTTTGCTGCGAAATTCTTTTGGTTGGCACTCTATTACGGTGTTGCTATTTTGCTTAGCAGTATCTCAGGAGAAAAACTTGTCTTTTTCAGTCAGCAGATACTCCTTTCCGGATTGTTTTATTGGTGGTTGTTTGTTCCGATTTTTCTCGGATTTTATAATGGGTATGCTTTCGGGGCACACAAGCCATTAGTCGATTTTATTGATCAATTCACGCTCTCTCGAACGACAGTTGTTCGGGGCTATACAATCATGGATGTCGGGATTCAAGGACTTGCTTATATACCTGCCGGGTTGGTTTATGGCGCTTTGCTTGGTCATCCGTTAGAGGTCCTGCTTTTCATTCTATTCACGTATTGGGGCTTCAACTATCTCTTTCTTTATTTAGGTCGTTTACTCTATACTTGGGATTTATCAAAAAAAATTCGTTTGGTATTGGGAAGTATCGTCGCTGTATTGATTTTTGGAGGAACAGGTCTAATTTATTGGCAGCAGCTAGTTGTTCCAATTGCGACTACTTTCATATCAGGGATCGGTGTCACTCTTTCCGGCTTGCTTTTTGTAGGCGGCATGTATTTGCTTCTTCATTTTAAGCAGGAAAACGAGTATTTACTGTACTGGATCAATCAGGCAACGGTGTCTTTGGATAAGGTAAAAGCACAAGCGAAAACCAACAACACGTATATCAGTGAAGGCTTGGCTATGCAGAAAAAACTGGTGATTTCCAATGAAGGAGAATACAGTCAGCTTCATGGGAGTCAATATCTGAATGCACTGCTTTTCAGTCGTTACCGTACCATACTGAATAAGGCTTTGCGGTTGCGGTTCTTAGGTATCGCGGCAGCATTGGTTGCTGTAGCAGGAGCCAGCCTGTTTGGGCTTTTCCATTCAGTGACTGCTCATGAGATGACAGCGACTCTACCGATTTTGTTCTTTCTGATGTACCTAATGACCTTTGGGAAAAAAGTGGTTCAGATGGTTTTTGTCAATTGTGATGTTTCCATGCTGTATTACCCATTCTATCGTGAAGCAAGTACGATTATCAGCGGCTTCAATTATCGATTCAAACAGACTTTGTTTTATAATGGACTTTTGTCAGCAGGGATTTTCAGTGTGTATCTGTTGTTGAGTGTATTGAATAATTTCTTTTTATCATGGGATTTTTTCGCTGTGCTGCTCCTGCTCCTATTGGCGTTGTCTATGCTCTTTTCTTTCCATGAGTTATTTGTTTATTACTTGATTCAACCATTTACTGGGGATATGGAAGTCGTCAGCCCGCTGTACAAAGTAATTTCAGGTGTCCTTTATTGGATATCTTATATGAATATTCAGGTGCGTTTTACTGGCTTTTATTATGCGTTGATTGTCTCTGCGCTAAGCTTGTTATATGTGGGCATCGGCTTTATCGTTATTTACAAGCGAGCACCGCAGACATTTAGAATCAAGGGATAAGCCTAAATGGATACACATAGAAAGTAACGAAACGAGAAGTAAATACATGAAAGGTGTTTGGAAGAGTGTTCTTCTAAATGCCTTTTTTTGGCTTGATAAAACTTGTTGCCGCTAAATGAAAAAATTTCTTATTCTACATATTGATTTTTATCAATTTTTACTTAAAAAAGAGAAATTTCGTGTCGATTTTATCAATTACAGGATAGTTATTATATTATTTGTATGTTATTATTCATTCATATGGTAAATGTTATTTATCTTAAAGTTCATTAATGCGATTTTAATTTTCTTTTTGGTATAAATGCTTTTCCAAAAAAAGTGGATTTGGTGACAGTCATCAAAGTTAGGAGTAGGTATGATTAGATTAACAAGTGTTGAAAAAATTTATTCTTCAGGTGAAGGGAAAGTAAGAGTAAGTGATAACGTGAATTTATCTGTAAAGCCAGGGGAGTTTGCGATTTTTACAGGAGAATCAGGAGCGGGAAAATCAACGATTTTGAATATTATCAGCGGTCTTGAAAGGCCAGATTCCGGAAGTGTTCAAATCAATGGCAAAGATGTCAGTAAATATACAGAAAATGAACTGGCAGATTATCGAAAAAATCAGGTAGGGTTCGTTTTTCAATTCTATAATTTGATCCCAAATCTTACAGTTAGAGAAAATGTTGAACTGGCCGCTCGAATGAAGAGGGATAGTGAGAATACGGAAGAGGTTTTAGCAAGCGTAGGATTGAGTCATCGTTTGGACAACTTTCCAAGTCAGCTTTCCGGTGGCGAGCAGCAGCGAGTTTCAATCGCCAGAGCGATCGTTAAAAAACCAGATATCCTGCTTTGCGATGAGCCCACAGGAGCATTGGATCACCAAACGAGCAAGGATGTGCTCGTCTTGCTCCAACAGCTCTCGTTGAAAAATAGAATGACTGTCTTAATGGTCACGCATAATCGTGGATTGACACCAATGGCTAACCGTGTTTTTGAAGTATCAGATGGAAAAATAAAAAAAGAAATTGAAAATGAGCAGCCAACTTATGTCTCTTCATTGGAATGGTAAGTAATCAAGATGAGACGAATACTAAGACGAGAACTGGTGCGAGAAGTCAAGCATTCTTTTATGCGTTTTCTATCAATCGCTATTTTAATTGCTTTAGGTACCTCCTTCTTTATAGGATTAAAATCGGCTGCACCGAACATTTTGACCGCAGGCAATCGCTATTTTGCAGCCTTTGATTTTTATGATCTGCGATTGATTTCGGCAGATGGGATCAGTGAAGAGCAAGCAAAAGAAATCGCAGAGCTTGCTGAAATAAAAGTGGTAGCACGCAAACAGGTTGTTCACCAAATTATGGCATCTCATGAGTTGAGTGTAGAGGTTGATACGTATGAAAATGGACAATATGAAATTATCGAAGGCAGAGCGCCAAAAAATGCTACAGAGATTCTTTTGGATGCGAAGGTTCAGGAGCAAATTAGTCTTGGCGACAAAGTGTCGTTTAAACAAGCAGTGTCCGAAGAGGAACGTGTATTTCAACAGTCTGAGTTTAAGGTTGTCGGGTTTGCTAACTCCTATCGTTTTCTCAGTAAAGAGGCTAGAGGAGCGACGACGATCGGTAATGGGGAATTAAACTGTTTTGCTGCAGTGGTATCTGCTGCTTTTGCTTTTGAAGGAAATGTATTGGACATTCGGTTAACAGAGGATGGTAAACTAGTGGATCGTTTTGAGGTAAGCTACTTAAAGAGATTGAGTGAGGTTCGAGGTTCCTTGTGTCAGGTGCGAGAACGTCAACAGGAAGAAATGAAGCAATCATTTGAGAATAAGCTTTCTAAAAATGAGACGGAGTTGCAAGCCAAAATACAGGAAACAAAGGACGGATTGGGACAATTAGAGAATCAAATCAGTCAGCTTTCTGAGGTGGACAGCCAATCGCCGGAAGAGGTGCAACAGCTAATTTCTGCCGGTATAACGCCAACAGATACTGTGCGGAAGGAATTGGAAAAGGAGCGCGGCGCTGCTGCAGAAGCAATTACGACAATGGAAAATGAGCTGAATGGCATAGAGGATATGCGTGAAGCTTATCGACAGCCGACTTATGAGGTTCAAGGAATCAATCAGACGGTCACCTTCAATAGCTTTAAAGAGAATATTCAATGCCTTGATGCCTTGGGAAACATCTTACCTGTTGTTTTCTTTTTTGTTGCTTGCTTGATTACTGTATCGATTATTACACGTATGATTGAACAGGAAAGAAAACAAATCGGAACATTGAAAGCCTTAGGTGTCAAATCAAGTGTGATTATGAGGAAATACAGTATTTACAGCATTCTTTCCGGGAGTGTTGGATTGTTGCTTGGTATCTTAGCAGGGAATTTTTTATTTTCAAAACTACTGATTGATTTATATGTGCCATTATATATTTTAAAAGAGTACGAACTGATCGTTTATTGGCCGCTTTTCTGGATTGCAGTCAGTGCGAGTTTGTTGTCCATTGTTGTCATTCCTTACTTTTTCTATAGAAAAACCTTAGGGAGTCCGGCGCTCCATTTGATGAGAGCCAAGCCGCCGATCAAGGGTCGAAAGATACTTTTAGAATACATGCCTATTATTTGGAATCGATGCTCCTTCTCTTTAAAAATGAGCCTCCGTACTATTTTCCGTTACAAGCTTCGAATGCTCTTGCTTTTCATTGGCATTATGGGGTGTATGGTTCTTTTAGTTGTGGGGTATGGTGCAAAAAATGCGGTAAGTCAACTACAGGATCAACAGTTTAACCAGATACTTCATTATGATATGTTGACGGTTTTTAATGCGAATGTGGAAAAGGAAGAGCTGGAAAGCTATTATGAACTGATTGACAAGAAAGAGATGAAACGGCTTGAGACTAGGCAAGAAAAATGGCATGCGATTGTACAAGATGGGGAAGAATTAGAGCTGACGACGCTTGTGCCGTTAACGGATTCAGCTAAGAATGAGCTGGGACAATACATTCAGATGGTAGATAGTGTTTCAAAGAAGGTGGTCAAGCTTGGAAGAGATGAGGTCTTCATCAGTAAAAAAATGGCTCAGTTGCTACATCTAAAAGAAGGCGACTATTTAGAGATAAAAAATGCAGAGAATGAAAAAGTGCGTGTGCCAATCAGTCGCATTGTTGATAATTACTATCTCCACTACCTCTATATTGGTGAAGCTGCTTATAAAAGGCTATTCAATGAGACGATTTCTACCAACACAGAATTGCTTCGTTATCATTCTGTCTCTGAGAAGGATAAAAAGGAGATTCTTGAAGCACAAGCAGTAAACACGTTTACAACAAAGAGGCAAATGATTGAAAAAATGGATGAAGTCGCCGTTCAGCTAGATCACTTGATTGCGATAGTAATTATCGCCGCCTGTGTCTTAGGACTAGTTGTTATCTACAACCTGTCCTACATCAATATTTTGGAGCGCAAGCAGGAACTATCTGTTGTATATGCAATGGGGTATCGTCCTATTAAGCGAACCATGTACATCTTTAGAGAAATGAATCTACTGGTCATGGTATCAATTGTTGTGGGTTATTATGCAAGTTTGCCCGTATATAAGCTAGTTATAAATCAGCTTGAGCTTAAGTTTTTGAAATTCCCGGAACCGGATCAGACAACTATATTTTTACAATCAGCAGGAACATTAGTAGTTGTCTTTTGCTTGTTGGTTGTTATTATGCATCAAAAAATAAAGAAAATGGACGTCCTTGGTGCGCTAAAGGATAGAGAATAATTCTCACGGAAAAAGAGAATGTAGTGACATCCTTTTTTTCAGGAGTGGTAGAATTTATGATACGACTATCCGGTTATTTTATGATTCAGGAGCTAAGAAGCGAATGCAGCAATGTATTTTGTTCTTTAGCTCCTGTTCTGTTTGACAATCAGGCAAGCATCTACAAAAAAAGCTTTACAAGTCTGGAAATCAATGGTATCATGATTCTATATTAAAGGTAAAAATTACCTAAAATGATTCAAGGATAATAGCCTTCATTGGTTTTTTCTTTTAAATAATTAAAGGTAAAAATTACCTAAAGGAGTGGCGATAATGAGAAATAAATTGGCAGGAAAAAATATTGGTGTATTTTTCGGAACATGGGCACCGTTGCATATTGGACACATCTCAGCAGTTCATCAGGCGAAACGAATCTGTGATGGGGTAATCTTGGCAGTCAGTGGTCATGAGGGGGATCGAGGCGAGCAAATAGGCTTGAGCTTAGAGAAGCGTTTCCGCTATACCAGAGAAACATTTCGAGAGGATGAGCTGATTGTTGTTGACAAAATCGATGAAACAGCAATCCCGCGTTATCCGAAAGGATGGATACAATGGCTTTCATTATTGGAAGAAGTCATAGAGAAAAATTGTGAGGAAAAAGAAGTAGCAATCACGATTTTTGTTGGCGAACCGGAATATGAACAGAGGCTCAATCATCTTCGACCGACCTGGAAGGTTGTCTTAATTGATCGACAGTTGTTGCCAATCTCAGCAACACTGATTCGAGAAAACCCTCTGAAGTATTGGCAAAAAATCGCTCGTCCTTTTAGAAGGCATTTCAGCAAAAATATTCTGATTGCAGGATCTGCATCAGGCGGTAAAACTACCCTGGTCAAAGATTTGGCGAGAAGCTATGGCAGTCCATTTTCATTAGAATATGCGCGACATTATCAAGAAAAATATAATGTACTCGATGAAGAGCTGAATGCCAAAGATTATATTTATCTACTGGCAAACCAGTACCGTCAGACCTCAAATGAAATTGAAGGGACCGCAAACAATGGACTTGTTTTCGCGGATACCAATAGTACAGTTACCAAGGCTTATATTGATTGGTATTTGACTGACGATGTGCAAAAAGCGAAAGCAGAAGGAAAGACACTGATTCGTCCAGAAGAGCTTAAGGCTTTAGAGTGTCAATATCAGGCAACGATTCAACAAGAGAAGTGGGATATTATTTTTATTGTTCCACCAGTGACAAAATATGTGGATGACCAGTTTCGTGATATGACAATGGCAGAAGAAACGATTCGTTGGGCGTTTCATGTGCATTTATTGGAATTATTTCAACAAGCAGGCTTAGCAGATAAATTGGTCATACTTGAAGCCGAGCTGACTTCGGAAGATCCTCAGGGATTTTACGGAAGATATCAGCTGGCGCAGACAAAAATTGCAGAGTTGCTGGATGTAACGGTCTGGTAAGTGAATAGAGGACACCAATTGAAGAGAATGAGAAGGAGTGGAAATGATGGAAGCAGTTAAAGGGTTAAAATATTGGGTAATAGAAAGAATGCAAACGAATTATTGGAGAAATAGAAGGCGAGAAGTAAAGAACAATCTGTCTATGCTATTGGCTCAAGGTCGGGAACTTGGAGTGAAAGGAATCTTTCTGGCTTTGCTAAAGGATATTTTCTTAGGCTGGAAACCGCTGGAAGTTGTCTATTTACTTGTGTTGGTCGGTATTCAGATTGGTGTCTACCTCAAACAGCCGGAAAGTTTTTTAGGAATGATCGCCGGAGCTACAGGAATCATTAACGTTATCTTTGTCACAAAAGGGAAGATCAGTAATTATTTCTTTGGTCTTATAAATGTGGTGATCTATTTATATTTGAGTATTGTTAGTGGCTTTTACGGGGAAGTGCTGACATCGATTTACTTTTTCGTCATGCAGTTTACCGGAACGTATTTATGGCTGTTGAACTTGGAGAAACAGACGGATGGGAAAGAAGAAATGGCTTATGTGAAGCCTAAAAAGCTTTCTTTCGTTGGCTGGATAAAAGCGATAACAGGCATGATTTTTATTTGGGGGCTTTTCGGATTGATTTACCGTAGTATCGGAGCCAACCGCCCCTTCCGAGATTCTGTAACGGATGGGACGAATTATATAGGACAATGGCTGATGAATGGTTCTTATTCTGCACAATGGCTGTTTTGGATTGGGACAAATGTTTTTAGCATCTATCTCTGGTGGGGAGCCAGCCTTGAAATGGTCGTCATGTACTGGGTCTTCTTAATCAATTCAATCGTAGGGTATATTCGATGGAGTAGTAAGAGCTGAATAGGAATTGGTAGTGCTGGAGTAATAGAGTAC from Enterococcus sp. 9E7_DIV0242 includes these protein-coding regions:
- a CDS encoding ABC transporter permease, translating into MDILANLLNGMLVFSTPLIFAALGGMLSERVGVTNIGIEGFMVSGAFSSAITAYYAEQSGLGSLTPWLALLGAFIFTVIFSSLHAVAVLKYHADQVVSGVVINMLATSSTFFLVKMIFDGSAETPIITHVLKKIRIPILSDIPILGKALFNAYPTTYVALALVALLFFIFFKTPLGLRLRVIGENPSAAATAGVNVMKIKYLTVILSGSVAALGGATIVLTSNSNFAFNTISGQGYIALAAVIFGRWHPVGVMGGALFFGLAQAVKDQFQIFDFAAAIPNEFFYALPYLLTLLVLLIAGGKTKAPGALGEHYDVGKR
- a CDS encoding NCS2 family permease, yielding MTKFLETRFQLEEEQTTVRKEILAGITTFVALSYIIAVNGSILSMAGMSYEWVTLSTALTAFIGCMLMAFVGNSPLVVVPGMGDNAFFVFVLVASFGLTWQQALAATLIAGILFLVIANKKVTNFLIEVIPKSMIAAMSGGIGMFIAFLGFKNSGIIIADESTFVRLADLREVIPLTAVLTLVIMVILFLKNVKGNFLIGIISGTLIAVTFGLVDFSGIGQGAVSFSGYSSQLFAFDFSAAKGFNFWIAVFSLTMMIVFQNMGAQLSMLPEKEKFPVSFRINALSVIISAILGTCATTSAAENAAGLAVGGRTGLTSFIAGILFLPAILFVPLFRIIPQSAISPVLIIVGCLMVMNVKDVLWGDFSEAFPAYLMMVIMPLTFNVANGLAFGFIAYPLVKGVMGKSKEVKPLMYVLSALFLIYFILGSG
- a CDS encoding histidine phosphatase family protein yields the protein MKKKRLVVSMIAALVVFAGCGKANDQAEPAATEKNEEVTIYLTRHGETMFNVLGKVQGWSDTPLTEEGEQVAIDLGKGLKGEITFDSAYSSDLKRAYDTGVAVLNGIGQEDIDVQQLEGLRESSCGQFEGELLKTVGDTQVAQTEYKDYEAYEKAIRKEGEDNWSWFANAHYHADQSGFAEKPETVKKRMKEAITEIAEEQSKNGGGNVLVVSHGMSINIMLSDMTDKYTGESLKNASVTKIHYKDGQLDVESIGDMSYLDKAEKE
- a CDS encoding ATP-binding cassette domain-containing protein; translated protein: MKLILSGVTKRFDNKTIIEGADFTFEKGKIYGLLGRNGAGKTTLFNCISRNLILDEGSIGIEEAGVLDENYENTAIGFVYTQPHLPVFMTAYEFIKFYIEINSARIAQPKTPEEYLDSVGIEREDQHRLLKDFSHGMQNKVQMLVSLMVQPPILLLDEPLTSFDVVAAHEMKELILQMKTESIVIFSTHILQLAQDLCDEIVLLHHHKLNKVDATRIHDKDFEDEIIDLLSDKGALDESKENEVQS
- a CDS encoding ABC transporter ATP-binding protein, producing MIRLTSVEKIYSSGEGKVRVSDNVNLSVKPGEFAIFTGESGAGKSTILNIISGLERPDSGSVQINGKDVSKYTENELADYRKNQVGFVFQFYNLIPNLTVRENVELAARMKRDSENTEEVLASVGLSHRLDNFPSQLSGGEQQRVSIARAIVKKPDILLCDEPTGALDHQTSKDVLVLLQQLSLKNRMTVLMVTHNRGLTPMANRVFEVSDGKIKKEIENEQPTYVSSLEW
- a CDS encoding ABC transporter permease; protein product: MRRILRRELVREVKHSFMRFLSIAILIALGTSFFIGLKSAAPNILTAGNRYFAAFDFYDLRLISADGISEEQAKEIAELAEIKVVARKQVVHQIMASHELSVEVDTYENGQYEIIEGRAPKNATEILLDAKVQEQISLGDKVSFKQAVSEEERVFQQSEFKVVGFANSYRFLSKEARGATTIGNGELNCFAAVVSAAFAFEGNVLDIRLTEDGKLVDRFEVSYLKRLSEVRGSLCQVRERQQEEMKQSFENKLSKNETELQAKIQETKDGLGQLENQISQLSEVDSQSPEEVQQLISAGITPTDTVRKELEKERGAAAEAITTMENELNGIEDMREAYRQPTYEVQGINQTVTFNSFKENIQCLDALGNILPVVFFFVACLITVSIITRMIEQERKQIGTLKALGVKSSVIMRKYSIYSILSGSVGLLLGILAGNFLFSKLLIDLYVPLYILKEYELIVYWPLFWIAVSASLLSIVVIPYFFYRKTLGSPALHLMRAKPPIKGRKILLEYMPIIWNRCSFSLKMSLRTIFRYKLRMLLLFIGIMGCMVLLVVGYGAKNAVSQLQDQQFNQILHYDMLTVFNANVEKEELESYYELIDKKEMKRLETRQEKWHAIVQDGEELELTTLVPLTDSAKNELGQYIQMVDSVSKKVVKLGRDEVFISKKMAQLLHLKEGDYLEIKNAENEKVRVPISRIVDNYYLHYLYIGEAAYKRLFNETISTNTELLRYHSVSEKDKKEILEAQAVNTFTTKRQMIEKMDEVAVQLDHLIAIVIIAACVLGLVVIYNLSYINILERKQELSVVYAMGYRPIKRTMYIFREMNLLVMVSIVVGYYASLPVYKLVINQLELKFLKFPEPDQTTIFLQSAGTLVVVFCLLVVIMHQKIKKMDVLGALKDRE
- a CDS encoding AAA family ATPase, with translation MHIGHISAVHQAKRICDGVILAVSGHEGDRGEQIGLSLEKRFRYTRETFREDELIVVDKIDETAIPRYPKGWIQWLSLLEEVIEKNCEEKEVAITIFVGEPEYEQRLNHLRPTWKVVLIDRQLLPISATLIRENPLKYWQKIARPFRRHFSKNILIAGSASGGKTTLVKDLARSYGSPFSLEYARHYQEKYNVLDEELNAKDYIYLLANQYRQTSNEIEGTANNGLVFADTNSTVTKAYIDWYLTDDVQKAKAEGKTLIRPEELKALECQYQATIQQEKWDIIFIVPPVTKYVDDQFRDMTMAEETIRWAFHVHLLELFQQAGLADKLVILEAELTSEDPQGFYGRYQLAQTKIAELLDVTVW
- the pnuC gene encoding nicotinamide riboside transporter PnuC translates to MEAVKGLKYWVIERMQTNYWRNRRREVKNNLSMLLAQGRELGVKGIFLALLKDIFLGWKPLEVVYLLVLVGIQIGVYLKQPESFLGMIAGATGIINVIFVTKGKISNYFFGLINVVIYLYLSIVSGFYGEVLTSIYFFVMQFTGTYLWLLNLEKQTDGKEEMAYVKPKKLSFVGWIKAITGMIFIWGLFGLIYRSIGANRPFRDSVTDGTNYIGQWLMNGSYSAQWLFWIGTNVFSIYLWWGASLEMVVMYWVFLINSIVGYIRWSSKS